Genomic window (Primulina eburnea isolate SZY01 chromosome 8, ASM2296580v1, whole genome shotgun sequence):
tcctttcagTCTCGATGAGAACTACAAAGAACTTTCTCATGCCATTCAAGCACGTGACTCATCTATCACGTTTGATGAACTCCAGGAAAGCTGCTTAACGTTGAAGCACAACTGCTAGTTTGCCAACTCGCTCCCCTGGCCCAGCTGTGACCTTTCCTGTGCTTCTCGCATGAAACACGTCGCTCTGGATTATCATTTTGTTCCTGACTTGGTGCAACAATCCAAACTCTGGGTCTCAGATGTCTCCTATGTCGATCCACTAGCTGATGCACTCACCAAACCATTATCTGGTACCCGTCTTCGAGATATCATTTGCAAGATTGGTGTTTCCTTGGAACCTCCATCTTAAGGAGGCATGTTAGCATATCTAGAAATACTAATAATCAATTCTCAATGATTTGCTTGCCTTGTTCTTGTATCTATTAAGCAATTATTTGTATGTATCTTGAGATTATTTAGGAGCTAAACCCTCGAACATGTTGCTAAATTAATCCATTCATTCTCAATCACATACAAGCTTTTCGCATTCTGCAAATATGTATGTATCTTGGTTTTCCCCGGCCAACTGCAGTTTTATAAAATAATGTTGATAGATACTTACAAAACAAAGTGATTGAAATATTTTTCTCCTTGCTCGTTAGCTGGATGGCTAGGAAATGATGCCATCTCCCCTATCATTGGTGAGCATGACCTGTATTATCATGTACCCTCAAGAGTAAGATTTTGAATTCTGAATATTGTAACCCGATTAAGTTATCTTTGGATATTGGAAGTTGAGGGCAAAAGAATAAGAATTCGAAGATCCATTCGGATTTTTGAAGGAAGAATTCCATTTTCCAATGCCAGCCTTCAATTTCCTTCTTCCAAAAGATTCTTGTTATTGTAGGCATTATGTATCTTGATGTGGATTATGGCTTTTCAGGGTGTAAATAATCTTCATCCGGTTGCTGTCCTCATGACCGTTGTGATGATTATTTCTCTCCTATCTTCTATTGCTATAGTCCGTCGCGTACTTATGGCAACCTCTGTCCTCAAGGTAAGTAGTTCTATATTTACAATGGTTTGAAAGATAGCCTAATCTTCCATTAAATATGATCTGGAAGTTAGTGTGTTTTGTTTGTATTCTGCATCCATCGACCATCGCTAAAGCTTATCACGTGCATCTCTATTAATCATCAAACCCAGAATCCAGGGTAAACTCTTACAACTTCATATTCGAATCTATGTAGAAACTatctccaaaaaaaaaatattatgaagCAATTGAAATAATAATGCTGTTTGAAAATGGAGATCCAAAAATGGGTTTGAGTTATAGTATGCATAAAAAACTGTTTAACATGTAATGTTGTTCGGTAATCATAGTTCATTCAAGAGTGAATATttgttctcttttttttttatataacttTTGGAATGTCTGGAAAACACCAGTTCATCAGCAGCACTGTTCCAACTAGTCAGGCCACAGATATTGTTCAACTCTTTTTTGCATTAACGTTTAGAGATCTTTCCTATCCTATCCTACCCTCAAGGATGAATTGGAGAAATCAGCACATGACATCTTCTAATTGTCTTAGTGATAGTAAATTTTCTAATTTGATGGTACCATGCCCACTTTGTTGTGTTTCTTGAAGTAGCTCAACTTCAATTTCCAGGTTGCTGCGAAGGTCATTGGAGATATAGGGGCAATGATAATTTTCCTATCATCCCATATGCCATACTAGCAATCTTTCATATGTTCTGGTTGTCCGCTGCTCTCCATCTTTTTAGTTCTGGAAGTGATATCCAAAATGATTTTGAAGCTAACTGCTGTGTCTATGATctcaaagcaaaaaaaaaagagcTGTTATAGTTGCCGTGGCTATAAAGTTCACTATACTTCTCATATTTTTGTCGCCGTCCTTTTCCACCTATTTGGTGGCTTCTGGGCCACCCAATTCATCGTAGCATTCTCCTCTACATTTATTGCTGGTTCCGTTGCTTCGAATCACTGGGCTCGAGGTGAAACATCGGTAAGAAATTGTGCAAGTACCCCGTTAGCTCAATGGCACAAGAATAGCTAATACAATGGActtagattaaaaaaaattgcttcGTAATGGATTACTCTAATCTTTTAGGAATTGTAAGATATCCATCCTTCCAGATTGCAATAACGGGAAAAGGTTTATTTAAAGCTTCTGAGATCAACGGAATTGATTATGAGCAACATACTTCGGATCAGAAAGGTGAACATGTTGGGAGACGTGATTCTCTTTCTTGGGAAGCTTTGTGTCTCCCTCACTAGTGAACTTTTCGCTTTTCTGATTCTAGACTCTCATAGATATAAATCTGCACACAACAAGATCTCCTCCCCACTGTTTCCTGTGCTGGTATGCCATGCCATGAATATTTAGGCACCACTATAGTAGTGTCAGATTATGCGAATTTCATTTATGTGTGACGTGATTCATTGGTAACAATAGAGTGGTGTAATCTTAAGTGTCCTGAGAAACAGGCTGATGAGGTGGTTATGGTGGGTTCAGGTTTGCTCCGGTTTTGCGTTTATTGTCGCCAACCTCTTTTTCCGAGTGTTGGAGATGTCTATCGATACTATCAAACTCTCGTTCTATCAAGACTCTTGATGAACACCAGGAACAGCTCAATATGCTCCTCTCTGTTCATCCAGACTTTCAAAGACGACAAAAATGAGATGTAGAGACTGACCCAATGATCATTTTAAACTGAGCTTTTAATGactttctttttttgttgtgcATTAGTTAATGAAACATACtcgaaaatattgtttttttatcGTATATTGTGATATCTTTGTCTCAAATTGATTGAAAATGAAAGTTTAAAACGTTTTATAAGAACTTATAATAAACTTATAGCAACCTGAGTTATATTcttcaaataaattattatgTTATCTATATATATCGTTTTTTTCATCTTTATATTAATTCATCGTTGATTGTCTCATCACACGAATCATTAATATGGagccatattttaaaataaattactccCACTTCTATAAATATTATCATTTACCAATGAAGTATTGTGACACTGCTTTACATGTCTCACTTACGAATAATGGCTACTCCCCCAAAAAAATAACATGATATGTCAATTCGAATGACTGttgaaccaaaaaaaaaaaaaaaaaaagcgcaTCCGAGTTGTTTCGGCACGTCggtatatatatcataaaaataaatatggcATACTACTTGATAACAAgcttaaatttattaaattattttgtacAGGAAAATATTAATCAGTTTAACACATTTATTTTCTTTAgaacttaaaattttattcttttaatCTTAAATTTATGGTAAATCTATTCTTTTATGTATTGTttgacttataataattaaaattaaaatattttttacgcTTAATTTGAGGAATCAAAAGAACTGCTAAAAATTACGAAATGATCttattaaaagaataaaaaatgaaaaagtagTAGTAGAAAGTGGAATGATAAATGTGAATAGCACAAACAAAGAATGGGAATATCCAAGAAAAAGGATTCAAAGATGCTTTATATACTTTGATTTATGGTTGAATATGCTTTGAACCTTTTTAAAAAGATTGCAATTTGCAAAATAATGCTTTGCGTACGCAATCTTTGGGACATACACTCTTactttctgtttttttttaaagcaaGATGATGTTAAAAATGGAGGTCCTCGTATATTCGGTTGCACCATATCCATGTCAATTGTCATTTACACAAAGGTTGTTTTTTATTAAATACTTTAGTAGCGTTTTGCAAAAGAAAAATTGTCTTCActtgaaaaatattaaaatacagTGTCACGACTGCGtacaatataaaaaatttgagttCTACCTTCATCATTAATTATAAATTCTAATGAAATACTATACATATACCCTCGTAATTtgtaaaggcaaaaacttgtgtgagacggtctcacgggtcgtatttgtgagacgagtctcttatttgggtgatccatgaaaaattattattttttatgccaagagtattgctttttattgtgaatatggatagggttgactcatctcacatattaggatccgtgagacggtctcacatgagacccattcATTTGTAAATAGTATCATAGTTAATTTTGGGAATTTGATTGTTATAATTCGTAAATTGATGCAAGTGTTGAGACCGCAAATATTTACTTGAGGATAATAGTTGACCTACTATGTGCTAATTGAGTAATTGAAATGTAAAGTTTGGACTTACATTTTGAaaagatttaaattttatattgttTAAGTTAGCTAATTAAATACTTATCATAAATAGTCAAAATCTTACTACTCAAGAAACATATGATTAAATTAAATGAGTCATTCATTTAAcagtaggtatcttgtgagacgatctcaagaATCTTTTTCTGTGAGACAGGTTAACACTACcaatattataataaaaactaatactcttatcataaaaattaatattttttcatagataatccaaataaaagatctatctcacaaaatatgctCTGTGAGACTGACTCACACCGATTTTTATCTTCATATAAACCGCAAATGATCGATTTCAAGCCCGCCACATTCAATCTATGTATGCTTGACTGTCAGTTTCTTACTAATTCGGTGTCAACCTATCGACTAATGTCTAATGATAAATTTATACGAGAGTACAACCTAAAAAAACAAGTCTAATTATAGGATCTCTCTCAAATAAAACCAGACAAACTAGTCTGAATTTGTGTTCCTTTGTCCCATAAAGTAATGACTATTTCCAAATAAGAGTATGATATATCTTCTTATTCACAtatataaaaatgcttaaatacCGGTTGCCAATTGAAATGATGACTGACCCATACCAGAGGGTACAATGCGACATATGTAACGTGTGTTGTTTGGTATAAAGCAATCACACATAAGCCTGGTCCCCATTTGGAAAGGATGATCTTGTTTCTAATTTGAATTGATTTAAGATTTAAATCCCGACATCAAATATAAGTTAACGTTCAGTCCCCATGATTCGAGCCcggtttcaaaattttaaggaatCAAATCTATCAATAGATATTTAACTCTTGCTGCAGTTTTCGAACCCAATTTCGAAAATATGATCGATTCGGGTTTTTTGGGAGATGATTCATGATTGTGATCTCCATTTATGGTAAAGCCGCTCCAGTGTCGATTCCGTAATCAAAACAAAACTGAGGTAACTTTATGTTTTATTTGGATAGATGAAAAGatgtatttcaaatatatttttgtagTTTAGAGAAGTAAaacaataaatttcaaatttaatctatgcatttatttattattttatgttaattatGATGAATTTCAAGTTAATTCGATAATGaaagcatttgaaattcattctacttattataattaatatatacataaataaaatatgaatttaatatttcatctattattttatattaacaataaaactaTAATCgaaatgagtgagtctcatgtgagaccgtctcacggatcataatccgtgagacgggtcaatcatacccatattcacaataaaaaataatactcttagcataaaaggtaatactttttcatgggtgatccaaataagagatccgtctcacaaatacgacccgtaaaaccgtctcacataagtttttgccaatcGAAATTCATTGATTTCGAATCTATTTCTCCAGATATAATTTATCTAAAATTATGCTTGGATATGAAGATTTGATTTTGAACTAAGGATTTGATCTGGAGAGAGATTtaccaaaataaatttaaaataacactCATTTTGAATATATTTCAAACTCATCATAACTAATATTGCATCGACGTCGATTAACAAATGGTAAATTTGAAACATACCCAACATAAATTCATCCAAGTagtaaaatagaaaaaaaatcatggatttaaattcaaaaccttaaatattttcatcCAAGCACAACctcaaacaaaaaataaaaaaattgaatattgatTGTTAAAGTTTGACGATATATTTTTCGGGAAAAAACAAGGAAAAAATATGatccaaataataaaattgaaaagGTGAGGATAGATCCATATCTCATTATTCACTAACAATTTCATGATATTCTTCGATAAAATAAAATTCGTCACAATCTGTTTCCATCAATGATGCTGGTagtaatattaaatatatattttttcaataacttttgtcaaatattttttttttaaaaaataatcttcaaatgtatttaaaaacatgaaataaacatttgaagataattatttttaaaaactaaaatttgacCAAAGTTATCACTCAATATCCCTTAAAAAACACGCACGGAGTCGGATCATATCATCTTATCTATGAGCAGTTACCAGAGTCTCTATGAATCTCAACCCATCAAACCTGGGAGCAAATTTATCCGAAGAAGAGGCGCCTTGCGTTGCTGAATTCTCGTTATTTTTTGTTCGGAAATAATCCTGTAAATTTAAAAAGCATTCATTAGTAaattaaaacaacaaaaattaaCTAAGATCTAAAGAATCCATAAAGAAATAAACATCACAAagcttcaaaaaaaaatatgttgatAATTTCCGCAAAAACACAAAAgaaaaattatggaaaaatatGAAAGTTACCTCATGAGGAACTTGAAttttggaggaggaggaggaggaagaAGTGGTGGAGATGGCAGTTGCGGAAGCAGCAGCGACAGAAGCTGCGAATATGCCTGATTTCTTCATAAATTTGTTTATTTGGATTTGTGAATctgattaatataaaaaaaatcgaagaaataaataagaaaaactTGTTGGTTTGTGTGAGAGAAATTAATGGAGGCAGAAGGGAAGTTGGGGAAGAAGACTGAACAAATAAATAGGAATGAGGAAGTTTTGGGTCAAATTCCTCAAATATATACGCGGCAATCATTTTGGTCTTTTTTTTCCCTCTCACCAGATTTGTTGAATAAGATTACCCTCTCACCCCTCGCCCTCGGTCTTATCTATTTTTAGATCCGGTCTTTTGTAACATTGtgacacaaatttttatctgtgagacagatcaattctatcgatattcacaaaaaaaaGTACGGGTCAattttaccgatattcacaataaaaaataatacttttagtgtaaaaaataatacttttcatggataacccaaataagagacatgtgtctcacaaaatacgacccgtgagaccatctcacacatgTTTTTgtcctatttttattttttttatttattatttataattataattctCAAACTATTTTTTTACCATCacttttaacaaaaaaattaatttttttattagttgATTCCATGGAGTTATATTTATGAAATAGATTGATATGATTTATGTTTAAaacaaaagtaatattcttgagaaaatagtttatatttttttatatatcatGTCAGATAAGATATTTATCTTATAAAATTGATTTGTGAGGAAATTTCGTAAAACTTAGAATACAGACTTTTTGCCACTAGTTTTCgtttatatatatgcatgaaaaGAAGCACGCATTATAGTTTTATAGCTTATATCATGAAGtatacaagaatttaaaattataaataaatatttctaaaaaaattaaggTCGAGAAGATGTaggtaaaaacttgtatgagacggtcttacgggtcgtatttatgagacagatctcttatttaggtcaccatgaaaaagtattactttttatgttaagagtattactttttattgtgaatatgggtaaggttgacccgtcacACAGATTATGctccgtgagatggtctcacatgaggCCCACTCGAAGATGTGTTAGTTATAGATAAATTTCAAGTATACTAAAATAGATATTTgtgatattatttattaaagaaATATTGGTGTTTTGATAATTGTATTTAACAAAAGGAAAACAGATGGGGGCGATTTAGTGAAAACACACACATTGTGGGAGTCAAAGGTTTTCCGCGTCGGACGTTGATGATCATTGATCGCGGAGCATGCAATCTAGCCAAGCTGTCCCGTTTAATGAGCCGATATTTTACTCACTGGCCAACCATGGAACGACACGTGTGTGGACAAGATGAGTCCACGATACTTCCACAAGGTTTCACATGTTTGCCGTGGGCCTTACCTCACCAAGTGGAGGAATGTGCACAGTGACAGGCCATTTGAATTTCCAAATATGCCCATCAAATTCATTAATAAAAGTTGTTTTTTCTgtaatatgatatatgatttgaatATCAGTTGGCCTAGATTATGGAATATTTCACCCTATCTTGTGGGGCATTGTACTCATGAGAAGATCAAATGTCCAATTTTAACTACATATGTGAGGTTCACCAATTCATATGCAGAGTCCATcaatttctttaaaatcaacTGTTCAGATCCTGTGAGAGCACTGCACTGCCCCACAGATAGCATCGACACTACTCTAGATTATGGGTTGGTTGGCATGGGTTAAAACTTACAATTTTCAACACAATCACATAAATTTTCAATttctataatatatatatatattttttaagtcAAATACTCTAATAATGTATTAATCTTACACTTATAATATATATCCTACATCTTGGAACAAACAAATCTATATAATAGGGTGGGGGGCGAAATTTTTGCCTAACTAAATAAGTAAAACTTTTAACTCGAGACTTTTTGGATGTGGGAGCATGTCTTTACCATGAGACCAAGGAATTGTTGTCTATACAAGTATGACTTATAACATGATGATTTAACTCAACTTTCTTGCCAACCCCTTTGATTTAACCATAACGATTCATTGGTTATCTGATTTATAATCCTTCTTACCAATAACAATTAGAACTATTGACGTCAATTAAAATCATTGTCGAAAATAGAAATAAAATATACTTAATAAGTCTATGTTATATCCCACGTCGTTAAAACGCATCCTCCTTTTCGTAAGTTGCAAGGTTCCATCAGCAACCACCTAGAATCTGAAACGTGTGTGGCCATAACGTAGTCAACTTACCACACCTAAGTGCACCCATTAGACTTACTtctcaaatttaattttaattagtagtgtgtgtgtgtgtgtgtgtttgtgtgcaGGTACGTTcagaataattaaataatattggttttgttttttcattttttccttTCAAAAAATAGATTTTGCCAAATAAATTACGTcgtgttttaaattttttggaagtattactatttttaaaaaaaatataaagcatcatCTTACAATTATCCAGCCAAGTCATTGTTTACCGAGTGACTAAAAAATATTGACAAACATGATAGTATGATATTaatataggcaaaaacttgtgtgagacggtctcacgggtcatattttgtgagacggatctttatttggataatccatgaaaaagtattgttttttatgctaagagtattactttttatggtgaatatgcgtagggttgacccgtctcacatattgagatccgtgagacggtctcacatgagacctactcattaatatatttgaattttttttttaatagaaattAGATTCAAATTGAtggttttttaattaattttcttttttttttcaatccagttttttaaaataataaatatattaatctaCTAAGGCCGTCCATGCGGCAAACGATCACCCATGGTCGCGATCCTAAACGGCACCTTTTACAACACTGCCAATTAGTGTGGCCAAGGATCAAGTTGTGTTGACGTTAGTGTTGCAGTGGTTCAAGAAAATGTTGGAACTCTACTGCCAGATTTCAGAGCAGTTTGAAGGATTGAAGAAGACGGTTATTGAAGGACTCTGTGCAGCAGACAAAACGAGACCATCTCTTCAGAAACTACTGGATGGTCTTACCAAAATTCAGCAGATTATTGTTGAGCAGTAATTGAGAGAGGATGGAgttaaattttttgttaatttcCTTCTGGTATTTCTGGAACTtaaaatcaaatgaaaaatcTCTAAATTTATATGGTGCTGATCTTGCCTAATTAAAAAGAAGATCTTTTCTATCCCCCTTTCTTCTTGTGCTTTTTAATTGATTCGAGGTCCTTTGTTAGCAGCCTTGGTGAGATAGTCATAGCCATGAGTTCTTGAATTAGAAGCTTACAGGCATAAGGAATGTATACCTGTCAATACAGAAAAAAAAGCAGTCATTCAGCGATATATTGAGTTGAAGAACACCAAAAAAGCGAAATCCCGACTCTTGGGAAAAGAAATTAACCTGAACTATATCAGTTTTGTTCTTGCAGCTTCTACACTCGAAACTAAGTTTCTTTAAATTGGAAACGGCTATCAATCCACACCTCTCGCATACGTGAACTCTATATGCATCGCTTTGATCAAATAAACGTTCCTTCAAAAAATGTGCTGCCCCATGTGCTATCATGCAGTCACGTTCCATCTCTCCGAACCTTAGACCACCGTCTCGTGATCTTCCTTCGGCGGGCTGTCTGGTGAGGATTTGCATAGGACCTCTGCCACGAGAGTGGATC
Coding sequences:
- the LOC140838596 gene encoding choline transporter protein 1-like, which codes for MKHVALDYHFVPDLVQQSKLWVSDVSYVDPLADALTKPLSAGWLGNDAISPIIGEHDLYYHVPSRGVNNLHPVAVLMTVVMIISLLSSIAIVRRVLMATSVLKVAAKVIGDIGAMIIFLSSHMPY
- the LOC140838111 gene encoding uncharacterized protein, with amino-acid sequence MKKSGIFAASVAAASATAISTTSSSSSSSKIQVPHEDYFRTKNNENSATQGASSSDKFAPRFDGLRFIETLVTAHR